In the Takifugu flavidus isolate HTHZ2018 chromosome 11, ASM371156v2, whole genome shotgun sequence genome, one interval contains:
- the map3k4 gene encoding mitogen-activated protein kinase kinase kinase 4 isoform X2 yields the protein MEPPDRNEPSRQARPVEDASQRNSEVEESWDSPSEEEGEELYGTSPPYTHRQMKRMSGKHLRNSQTKSTGRSPVKDVSPSGLKESPRPTETSEEHNYKQGKKHRATLRSTERDHKKTFEGSFMLDPLSKSSPFGALNMDPRKHYLSLGCSSCKLPVSMPHLARTHRQTSRTDCPADRLKFFETLRLLLKLTSMSSKRKEKEQRGLENMAFMGHNNEVIWLELQAWHARRSTTDQDLFLFTARQAIPDIINEVLHFKVNYAVLKGMHCSQNSDKDCVPDLICGEESKPTVAEINHCGVDPTAFSASPLTAMNAAEPLGSGADCRGHVQRQRLAFDQVKRVMELLETVEALYPSLQALQKDYEKYAARDFQGRVQALCLWLNITQDLNQKLRVMATVLGLHDLSRIGWPVFEIPSPRCSRGNEEDENDEDEENDSTATFTPESDGEDKDADKEDGGTGHIAAGELSPSLIPKFSRLLSEEFLPTAGAVSTEVLAGGGVFCPTAIYRPFVDKALKQMGLRKLILRLHKLMDRSLQRARAALLRQTPALEFADFPDPMLYSDYLPELSRHHESCGGPANPDLGAENVSWEDLIGMDLPSFQPAFLVLCRVLLNVIHECLKLRLEQRPAGEPSLLSIKQLVRECKEVLKGGLLMKQYYQFMLRGVVTDAQGLQTNANIDEFEEDLHKMLVVYFDYMHSWIQMLQQLPQASHSLKNLLEEEWNFTKVITPYIRGGEAQSGKLFCDIAGMLLKSTGEFLDVGLQKSGNEFWESADDSTASDEIRRSVIETSRSLKELFHEARERASKALGFAKMLRKDLEVAAEFSLTNGVTCLLEALKKSNYAKVQIPGLEELQVFVPFALMDQRPLILQLLNAAAGEDCSKEPDEMPEDDAYLLMSKHGAGDPTTDSNWTQWDGGLLKLVPQMETVDTLRTMKVDNLLFIVMQSAHLVAQRKAFQQSMEDVLTLCREQTSSQPLIASALEELKDEALQLCIKISTAIDRVEYMFTTEFEAEVEESESATLHQYYREAMIQGYNFAFEYHKEVVRLMSGEFRQRIGERYIAFARKWMTYVLTKCESGRGTKPRWATQGFDFLQAIEPAFISALPEDDFLNLQALMNECIGHVIGKPHSPVTGLYIAPRNSPRPVKVPRCHSDPPNPNLFIPNVEGFSSRSLPCDLRNQLFPNGPRPIPQGPGEHSHTKAPSSSPNDVRGSSYHENFKSLSRHSSPTEDREEPSYPKDARRSWELRTLISQSKDTAARQCPLEAVRRSIRKLEEKRYAVMKQRNIIGQVCHTPKSYDNVMHVGLRKVTFKWQRGNKIGEGQYGKVYTCINVDTGELMAMKEIRFQPNDHKTIKETADELKIFEGIKHPNLVRYFGVELHREEMYIFMEYCDEGTLEEVSRLGLQEHVIRLYSKQTTTAINVLHEHGIVHRDIKGANIFLTSSGLIKLGDFGCSVKLRNNAHTMPGEVNSTLGTAAYMAPEVITRAKGEGHGRAADIWSLGCVLIEMVTGKRPWHEYEHNFQIMYKVGMGHKPPIPEKLSTEGKDFLGHCLESEPKRRWTASMLLDHPFVKVCTDEE from the exons ATGGAGCCCCCGGATCGCAACGAGCCCAGCAG GCAGGCCAGGCCAGTGGAAGATGCATCCCAACGGAACTCTGAGGTGGAGGAATCCTGGGACTCTcccagtgaggaggagggagaagagctgTATGGCACGTCGCCTCCATATACCCACCGTCAGATGAAACGCATGTCTGGGAAACACCTGAGAAACAGCCAGACGAAGAGTACTGGTCGGTCTCCTGTTAAGG ACGTAAGCCCATCTGGTTTGAAAGAGAGTCCCAGGCCGACAGAGACCTCAGAGGAGCACAACTATAAGCAAGGCAAGAAGCACAGGGCAACACTGCGCTCGACCGAGAGAGACCACAAAAAGACGTTCGAGGGCTCCTTTATGCTTGATCCACTCTCAAAGTCCAGCCCTTTTGGCGCTCTCAACATGGATCCAAGAAAACATTACTTGAGTttgggctgcagcagctgcaaactGCCCGTGTCTATGCCCCACCTGGCCCGGACGCACCGCCAGACCTCCAGGACCGACTGCCCCGCCGATCGGCTCAAGTTCTTCGAAACCCTGCGGCTGCTGCTCAAACTCACATCTATGTCCtccaagaggaaggagaaggagcagagaggCCTCGAGAACATGGCCTTCATGGGTCACAACAATGAGGTCATTTGGTTAGAGCTGCAAGCCTGGCACGCACGGCGCTCCACCACTGATCAAGACCTTTTCCTTTTTACCGCCCGCCAGGCCATCCCTGACATTATCAACGAAGTGCTTCACTTTAAGGTGAATTACGCCGTCTTGAAAGGGATGCACTGTTCTCAAAACAGTGACAAAGACTGTGTCCCAGATCTCATCTGTGGAGAAGAGAGCAAACCTACCGTAGCAGAGATCAACCACTGTGGAGTAGATCCCACTGCCTTTAGCGCCTCACCCCTAACGGCGATGAACGCGGCAGAGCCTCTGGGCTCTGGTGCTGACTGCAGGGGGCATGTTCAGCGACAGCGGCTGGCATTTGACCAAGTCAAACGTGTAATGGAGCTGTTGGAAACAGTGGAGGCTTTATACCCGTCTTTACAGGCCCTGCAGAAGGACTATGAAAAGTATGCAGCACGAGACTTCCAGGGCAGGGTGCAGGCGCTCTGTCTGTGGCTCAACATCACCCAGGACCTCAACCAGAAGCTGCGTGTCATGGCCACCGTGCTGGGCCTGCACGACTTATCCCGCATCGGGTGGCCGGTGTTCGAGATCCCCTCCCCTCGCTGCTCCCGGGGCAATGAAGAAGACGAGAACGACGAGGACGAAGAAAACGACTCGACGGCCACCTTCACACCTGAAAGCGATGGAGAGGACAAAGATGCCGACAAGGAGGACGGGGGAACGGGACACATAGCAGCGGGAgagctctctccctccctgatACCTAAATTTTCCCGATTGTTGTCCGAGGAGTTCCTACCAACCGCTGGTGCTGTAAGTACAGAGGTgctggcaggaggaggagtattCTGCCCCACAGCTATCTACAGGCCGTTTGTGGATAAAGCTCTGAAACAGATGGGGCTGCGTAAGCTCATCCTCAGACTGCACAAACTAATGGACCGTTCGCTCCAGAGGGCCAGAGCAGCACTGCTGCGCCAGACTCCCGCACTGGAG TTCGCAGACTTCCCGGATCCCATGCTGTACAGCGATTATCTGCCAGAACTGTCGCGTCATCACGAGTCCTGCGGTGGTCCGGCCAACCCAGACTTGGGAGCAGAGAATGTGTCCTGGGAGGACTTGATCGGCATGGACCTTCCGTCCTTCCAGCCGGCGTTTCTCGTGCTGTGTCGAGTCCTTCTTAACGTCATCCACGAATGCCTTAAACTCCGACTCGAGCAGAGACCTGCTGGCGAACCCTCGCTGCTCAGCATCAAACAG TTAGTACGCGAGTGTAAAGAGGTCCTTAAAGGAGGTCTCCTGATGAAGCAGTATTATCAGTTCATGCTGCGAGGCGTGGTGACGGATGCACAGGGCTTGCAGACAAATGCCAATATCGATGAATTTGAAGAGGACCTTCACAAGATGCTGGTG GTGTACTTTGACTACATGCACAGTTGGATCCAGATGTTGCAACAGCTGCCGCAGGCTTCGCATAGCTTAAAGAATCtgttggaggaggagtggaACTTCACCAAGGTCATCACGCCTTACATCCGCGGCGGGGAGGCCCAGTCTGGGAAGCTTTTCTG TGACATTGCTGGAATGCTGCTCAAATCCACCGGGGAGTTCCTCGACGTTGGCCTGCAGAAAAGTGGCAACGAATTCTGGGAAAGCGCCGATGACAGCACGGCATCCGACGAGATAAG GCGGTCTGTTATTGAGACGAGCCGGTCGCTTAAGGAGCTGTTCCACGAGGCCAGGGAGCGAGCATCAAAAGCTCTGGGATTCGCCAAAATGCTCCGCAAG GACTTAGAAGTTGCTGCAGAGTTCAGTCTGACTAATGGAGTCACTTGTCTCCTGGAGGCACTGAAGAAGAGTAACTACGCCAAG GTTCAAATTCcaggcctggaggagctgcaggtttttgTGCCCTTTGCCCTGATGGATCAGCGGCCTCTCATCCTGCAGCTTCTCAATGCCGCTGCAGGTGAGGATTGCTCTAAAGAGCCTGATGAGATGCCAGAGGACGATGCCTATCTGCTCATGAGTAAACACGGAGCCGGCGACCCCACCACCGACTCAAACTGGACCCAGTGGGATGGAGGGCTGCTCAAACTGGTCCCCCAGATGGAAACGGTTGACACTCTGAGGACTATGAAG GTGGACAACCTGCTCTTCATCGTGATGCAGTCCGCGCACCTGGTTGCTCAGCGGAAGGCCTTTCAGCAGTCCATGGAGGATGTGCTCACTCTGTGCCGGGAACAAACATCCAGTCAACCTCTCATCGCCAGcgctctggaggagctgaag GACGAAGCGCTTCAACTATGCATTAAAATCAGCACAGCCATTGACCGCGTGGAGTACATGTTCACCACAGAGTTtgaggcagaggtggaggagtcCGAGTCGGCCACTCTGCATCAGTACTACAGGGAGGCGATGATACAGGGTTACAATTTTGCCTTTGAG TATCACAAGGAGGTGGTGCGCCTGATGTCAGGGGAGTTCAGGCAGAGGATCGGGGAACGTTACATAGCTTTCGCCCGCAAATGGATGACCTATGTCCTCACCAAATGTGAGAGCGGCAGGGGCACCAAACCCAG GTGGGCCACTCAGGGTTTTGATTTTCTTCAGGCTATTGAACCTGCCTTCATCTCAGCTCTGCCAGAGGACGACTTCCTG aATTTACAGGCTCTGATGAATGAATGCATCGGACACGTGATTGGAAAACCTCATAGCCCAGTTACCGGTCTGTACATTG cccCCAGGAATAGCCCCCGTCCTGTTAAGGTGCCCCGTTGCCACAGCGACCCACCAAACCCCAACCTTTTCATCCCCAACGTAGAAGGTTTCAG CTCTCGAAGTCTCCCCTGCGACCTCCGGAACCAGCTGTTCCCCAACGGCCCTCGCCCCATCCCTCAGGGCCCAGGGGAACACAGCCACACCAAAGcgcccagcagcagccccaaTGATGTCAG AGGATCCAGCTACCACGAGAATTTTAAATCCCTGAGCCGCCATTCGAGccccacagaggacagagaag agCCCTCCTATCCGAAGGATGCCCGTCGGAGCTGGGAGCTTCGCACACTCATCAGCCAGTCCAAAG ACACGGCAGCCAGGCAGTGTCCCCTGGAGGCCGTCCGCCGTTCGATCCGCAAGCTGGAGGAAAAGCGCTACGCCGTGATGAAGCAGCGCAACATCATCGGCCAAGTGTGCCACACCCCCAAGTCGTACGACAACGTCATGCATGTCGGGCTGAGGAAAGTGACCTTCAAGTGGCAGAGGGGCAACAAAATAG GCGAAGGCCAGTATGGGAAGGTATACACCTGCATTAATGTGGACACTGGAGAGCTGATGGCCATGAAAGAG ATCCGCTTCCAGCCGAACGATCACAAAACCATCAAGGAGACCGCAGACGAGCTGAAGATTTTCGAAGGCATTAAACACCCCAACCTGGTGCGATACTTCGGCGTGGAGCTCCACCGG GAGGAGATGTACATCTTCATGGAGTACTGTGACGAGGGGACCCTGGAGGAGGTGTCCAGGCTGGGGCTGCAGGAGCACGTCATCAGACTCTACAGTAAACAGACCACTACAGCCATCAACGTCCTGCACGAGCACGGCATCGTCCACCGGGACATTAAGG GCGCCAACATCTTCCTGACGTCATCCGGGTTGATTAAGCTGGGAGATTTTGGCTGTTCGGTCAAGTTGAGGAACAACGCTCACACCATGCCAGGCGAGGTGAACAGCACGTTGGGAACAGCAG CGTACATGGCCCCTGAAGTCATCACCAGAGCGAAGGGGGAAGGTCACGGAAGGGCAGCGGACATCTGGAGCTTGGGCTGCGTCCTCATCGAAATGGTGACGGGAAAG AGGCCTTGGCACGAGTATGAGCACAACTTTCAGATCATGTACAAAGTGGGAATGGGCCATAAACCCCCCATCCCCGAGAAGCTAAGCACAGAAGGTAAAGACTTCCTCGGACACTGTCTGGAGAGCGAACCCAAGCGCCGCTGGACAGCCAGCATGCTACTGGACCACCCCTTTGTCAAG GTTTGTACGGATGAAGAGTGA
- the map3k4 gene encoding mitogen-activated protein kinase kinase kinase 4 isoform X5 codes for MEPPDRNEPSRQARPVEDASQRNSEVEESWDSPSEEEGEELYGTSPPYTHRQMKRMSGKHLRNSQTKSTGRSPVKADVSPSGLKESPRPTETSEEHNYKQGKKHRATLRSTERDHKKTFEGSFMLDPLSKSSPFGALNMDPRKHYLSLGCSSCKLPVSMPHLARTHRQTSRTDCPADRLKFFETLRLLLKLTSMSSKRKEKEQRGLENMAFMGHNNEVIWLELQAWHARRSTTDQDLFLFTARQAIPDIINEVLHFKVNYAVLKGMHCSQNSDKDCVPDLICGEESKPTVAEINHCGVDPTAFSASPLTAMNAAEPLGSGADCRGHVQRQRLAFDQVKRVMELLETVEALYPSLQALQKDYEKYAARDFQGRVQALCLWLNITQDLNQKLRVMATVLGLHDLSRIGWPVFEIPSPRCSRGNEEDENDEDEENDSTATFTPESDGEDKDADKEDGGTGHIAAGELSPSLIPKFSRLLSEEFLPTAGAVSTEVLAGGGVFCPTAIYRPFVDKALKQMGLRKLILRLHKLMDRSLQRARAALLRQTPALEFADFPDPMLYSDYLPELSRHHESCGGPANPDLGAENVSWEDLIGMDLPSFQPAFLVLCRVLLNVIHECLKLRLEQRPAGEPSLLSIKQLVRECKEVLKGGLLMKQYYQFMLRGVVTDAQGLQTNANIDEFEEDLHKMLVVYFDYMHSWIQMLQQLPQASHSLKNLLEEEWNFTKVITPYIRGGEAQSGKLFCDIAGMLLKSTGEFLDVGLQKSGNEFWESADDSTASDEIRRSVIETSRSLKELFHEARERASKALGFAKMLRKDLEVAAEFSLTNGVTCLLEALKKSNYAKVQIPGLEELQVFVPFALMDQRPLILQLLNAAAGEDCSKEPDEMPEDDAYLLMSKHGAGDPTTDSNWTQWDGGLLKLVPQMETVDTLRTMKVDNLLFIVMQSAHLVAQRKAFQQSMEDVLTLCREQTSSQPLIASALEELKDEALQLCIKISTAIDRVEYMFTTEFEAEVEESESATLHQYYREAMIQGYNFAFEYHKEVVRLMSGEFRQRIGERYIAFARKWMTYVLTKCESGRGTKPRWATQGFDFLQAIEPAFISALPEDDFLNLQALMNECIGHVIGKPHSPVTGLYIAPRNSPRPVKVPRCHSDPPNPNLFIPNVEGFRGSSYHENFKSLSRHSSPTEDREEPSYPKDARRSWELRTLISQSKDTAARQCPLEAVRRSIRKLEEKRYAVMKQRNIIGQVCHTPKSYDNVMHVGLRKVTFKWQRGNKIGEGQYGKVYTCINVDTGELMAMKEIRFQPNDHKTIKETADELKIFEGIKHPNLVRYFGVELHREEMYIFMEYCDEGTLEEVSRLGLQEHVIRLYSKQTTTAINVLHEHGIVHRDIKGANIFLTSSGLIKLGDFGCSVKLRNNAHTMPGEVNSTLGTAAYMAPEVITRAKGEGHGRAADIWSLGCVLIEMVTGKRPWHEYEHNFQIMYKVGMGHKPPIPEKLSTEGKDFLGHCLESEPKRRWTASMLLDHPFVKVCTDEE; via the exons ATGGAGCCCCCGGATCGCAACGAGCCCAGCAG GCAGGCCAGGCCAGTGGAAGATGCATCCCAACGGAACTCTGAGGTGGAGGAATCCTGGGACTCTcccagtgaggaggagggagaagagctgTATGGCACGTCGCCTCCATATACCCACCGTCAGATGAAACGCATGTCTGGGAAACACCTGAGAAACAGCCAGACGAAGAGTACTGGTCGGTCTCCTGTTAAGG CAGACGTAAGCCCATCTGGTTTGAAAGAGAGTCCCAGGCCGACAGAGACCTCAGAGGAGCACAACTATAAGCAAGGCAAGAAGCACAGGGCAACACTGCGCTCGACCGAGAGAGACCACAAAAAGACGTTCGAGGGCTCCTTTATGCTTGATCCACTCTCAAAGTCCAGCCCTTTTGGCGCTCTCAACATGGATCCAAGAAAACATTACTTGAGTttgggctgcagcagctgcaaactGCCCGTGTCTATGCCCCACCTGGCCCGGACGCACCGCCAGACCTCCAGGACCGACTGCCCCGCCGATCGGCTCAAGTTCTTCGAAACCCTGCGGCTGCTGCTCAAACTCACATCTATGTCCtccaagaggaaggagaaggagcagagaggCCTCGAGAACATGGCCTTCATGGGTCACAACAATGAGGTCATTTGGTTAGAGCTGCAAGCCTGGCACGCACGGCGCTCCACCACTGATCAAGACCTTTTCCTTTTTACCGCCCGCCAGGCCATCCCTGACATTATCAACGAAGTGCTTCACTTTAAGGTGAATTACGCCGTCTTGAAAGGGATGCACTGTTCTCAAAACAGTGACAAAGACTGTGTCCCAGATCTCATCTGTGGAGAAGAGAGCAAACCTACCGTAGCAGAGATCAACCACTGTGGAGTAGATCCCACTGCCTTTAGCGCCTCACCCCTAACGGCGATGAACGCGGCAGAGCCTCTGGGCTCTGGTGCTGACTGCAGGGGGCATGTTCAGCGACAGCGGCTGGCATTTGACCAAGTCAAACGTGTAATGGAGCTGTTGGAAACAGTGGAGGCTTTATACCCGTCTTTACAGGCCCTGCAGAAGGACTATGAAAAGTATGCAGCACGAGACTTCCAGGGCAGGGTGCAGGCGCTCTGTCTGTGGCTCAACATCACCCAGGACCTCAACCAGAAGCTGCGTGTCATGGCCACCGTGCTGGGCCTGCACGACTTATCCCGCATCGGGTGGCCGGTGTTCGAGATCCCCTCCCCTCGCTGCTCCCGGGGCAATGAAGAAGACGAGAACGACGAGGACGAAGAAAACGACTCGACGGCCACCTTCACACCTGAAAGCGATGGAGAGGACAAAGATGCCGACAAGGAGGACGGGGGAACGGGACACATAGCAGCGGGAgagctctctccctccctgatACCTAAATTTTCCCGATTGTTGTCCGAGGAGTTCCTACCAACCGCTGGTGCTGTAAGTACAGAGGTgctggcaggaggaggagtattCTGCCCCACAGCTATCTACAGGCCGTTTGTGGATAAAGCTCTGAAACAGATGGGGCTGCGTAAGCTCATCCTCAGACTGCACAAACTAATGGACCGTTCGCTCCAGAGGGCCAGAGCAGCACTGCTGCGCCAGACTCCCGCACTGGAG TTCGCAGACTTCCCGGATCCCATGCTGTACAGCGATTATCTGCCAGAACTGTCGCGTCATCACGAGTCCTGCGGTGGTCCGGCCAACCCAGACTTGGGAGCAGAGAATGTGTCCTGGGAGGACTTGATCGGCATGGACCTTCCGTCCTTCCAGCCGGCGTTTCTCGTGCTGTGTCGAGTCCTTCTTAACGTCATCCACGAATGCCTTAAACTCCGACTCGAGCAGAGACCTGCTGGCGAACCCTCGCTGCTCAGCATCAAACAG TTAGTACGCGAGTGTAAAGAGGTCCTTAAAGGAGGTCTCCTGATGAAGCAGTATTATCAGTTCATGCTGCGAGGCGTGGTGACGGATGCACAGGGCTTGCAGACAAATGCCAATATCGATGAATTTGAAGAGGACCTTCACAAGATGCTGGTG GTGTACTTTGACTACATGCACAGTTGGATCCAGATGTTGCAACAGCTGCCGCAGGCTTCGCATAGCTTAAAGAATCtgttggaggaggagtggaACTTCACCAAGGTCATCACGCCTTACATCCGCGGCGGGGAGGCCCAGTCTGGGAAGCTTTTCTG TGACATTGCTGGAATGCTGCTCAAATCCACCGGGGAGTTCCTCGACGTTGGCCTGCAGAAAAGTGGCAACGAATTCTGGGAAAGCGCCGATGACAGCACGGCATCCGACGAGATAAG GCGGTCTGTTATTGAGACGAGCCGGTCGCTTAAGGAGCTGTTCCACGAGGCCAGGGAGCGAGCATCAAAAGCTCTGGGATTCGCCAAAATGCTCCGCAAG GACTTAGAAGTTGCTGCAGAGTTCAGTCTGACTAATGGAGTCACTTGTCTCCTGGAGGCACTGAAGAAGAGTAACTACGCCAAG GTTCAAATTCcaggcctggaggagctgcaggtttttgTGCCCTTTGCCCTGATGGATCAGCGGCCTCTCATCCTGCAGCTTCTCAATGCCGCTGCAGGTGAGGATTGCTCTAAAGAGCCTGATGAGATGCCAGAGGACGATGCCTATCTGCTCATGAGTAAACACGGAGCCGGCGACCCCACCACCGACTCAAACTGGACCCAGTGGGATGGAGGGCTGCTCAAACTGGTCCCCCAGATGGAAACGGTTGACACTCTGAGGACTATGAAG GTGGACAACCTGCTCTTCATCGTGATGCAGTCCGCGCACCTGGTTGCTCAGCGGAAGGCCTTTCAGCAGTCCATGGAGGATGTGCTCACTCTGTGCCGGGAACAAACATCCAGTCAACCTCTCATCGCCAGcgctctggaggagctgaag GACGAAGCGCTTCAACTATGCATTAAAATCAGCACAGCCATTGACCGCGTGGAGTACATGTTCACCACAGAGTTtgaggcagaggtggaggagtcCGAGTCGGCCACTCTGCATCAGTACTACAGGGAGGCGATGATACAGGGTTACAATTTTGCCTTTGAG TATCACAAGGAGGTGGTGCGCCTGATGTCAGGGGAGTTCAGGCAGAGGATCGGGGAACGTTACATAGCTTTCGCCCGCAAATGGATGACCTATGTCCTCACCAAATGTGAGAGCGGCAGGGGCACCAAACCCAG GTGGGCCACTCAGGGTTTTGATTTTCTTCAGGCTATTGAACCTGCCTTCATCTCAGCTCTGCCAGAGGACGACTTCCTG aATTTACAGGCTCTGATGAATGAATGCATCGGACACGTGATTGGAAAACCTCATAGCCCAGTTACCGGTCTGTACATTG cccCCAGGAATAGCCCCCGTCCTGTTAAGGTGCCCCGTTGCCACAGCGACCCACCAAACCCCAACCTTTTCATCCCCAACGTAGAAGGTTTCAG AGGATCCAGCTACCACGAGAATTTTAAATCCCTGAGCCGCCATTCGAGccccacagaggacagagaag agCCCTCCTATCCGAAGGATGCCCGTCGGAGCTGGGAGCTTCGCACACTCATCAGCCAGTCCAAAG ACACGGCAGCCAGGCAGTGTCCCCTGGAGGCCGTCCGCCGTTCGATCCGCAAGCTGGAGGAAAAGCGCTACGCCGTGATGAAGCAGCGCAACATCATCGGCCAAGTGTGCCACACCCCCAAGTCGTACGACAACGTCATGCATGTCGGGCTGAGGAAAGTGACCTTCAAGTGGCAGAGGGGCAACAAAATAG GCGAAGGCCAGTATGGGAAGGTATACACCTGCATTAATGTGGACACTGGAGAGCTGATGGCCATGAAAGAG ATCCGCTTCCAGCCGAACGATCACAAAACCATCAAGGAGACCGCAGACGAGCTGAAGATTTTCGAAGGCATTAAACACCCCAACCTGGTGCGATACTTCGGCGTGGAGCTCCACCGG GAGGAGATGTACATCTTCATGGAGTACTGTGACGAGGGGACCCTGGAGGAGGTGTCCAGGCTGGGGCTGCAGGAGCACGTCATCAGACTCTACAGTAAACAGACCACTACAGCCATCAACGTCCTGCACGAGCACGGCATCGTCCACCGGGACATTAAGG GCGCCAACATCTTCCTGACGTCATCCGGGTTGATTAAGCTGGGAGATTTTGGCTGTTCGGTCAAGTTGAGGAACAACGCTCACACCATGCCAGGCGAGGTGAACAGCACGTTGGGAACAGCAG CGTACATGGCCCCTGAAGTCATCACCAGAGCGAAGGGGGAAGGTCACGGAAGGGCAGCGGACATCTGGAGCTTGGGCTGCGTCCTCATCGAAATGGTGACGGGAAAG AGGCCTTGGCACGAGTATGAGCACAACTTTCAGATCATGTACAAAGTGGGAATGGGCCATAAACCCCCCATCCCCGAGAAGCTAAGCACAGAAGGTAAAGACTTCCTCGGACACTGTCTGGAGAGCGAACCCAAGCGCCGCTGGACAGCCAGCATGCTACTGGACCACCCCTTTGTCAAG GTTTGTACGGATGAAGAGTGA